The proteins below are encoded in one region of Sphingobacteriales bacterium:
- a CDS encoding electron transport complex subunit E: MNKNLKTFTNGFINENPILVLLLGTCPTLAVTSSAYNGLGMGLATTFVLFCSNVVISLIKDLIPSKVRIPSFIVVIASFVTIVDLVMAAYVPALHKQLGIFIPLIVVNCIVLGRAEAFASKNNVFSSLLDGLGMGLGFALALTVLGGIREILGAGQFFGMNVPVFPKDAQGNPVTILVFILAPGAFIALGYLIAFVNKYLKSNG, from the coding sequence ATGAATAAGAACCTGAAAACCTTTACAAACGGATTTATTAATGAAAATCCGATACTTGTATTGTTGCTGGGGACGTGTCCGACATTGGCAGTAACCTCCTCAGCATATAACGGACTTGGAATGGGACTGGCTACTACTTTTGTGCTGTTTTGTTCCAATGTGGTCATCTCTTTAATAAAAGACCTGATTCCTTCAAAGGTCAGAATACCGTCTTTCATTGTGGTGATTGCTTCTTTTGTAACCATTGTTGACCTGGTGATGGCTGCCTACGTTCCTGCTTTGCACAAACAACTGGGGATTTTTATCCCTTTAATTGTGGTCAACTGCATTGTTTTAGGCCGTGCTGAAGCTTTTGCTTCAAAGAACAATGTTTTTTCTTCCCTGCTCGATGGTTTAGGCATGGGACTTGGCTTTGCACTTGCCTTGACAGTCCTTGGCGGAATACGTGAAATTCTGGGTGCCGGACAGTTTTTTGGGATGAATGTGCCGGTTTTCCCAAAAGACGCTCAGGGGAACCCGGTTACCATACTTGTGTTTATTCTTGCTCCCGGTGCTTTCATTGCGCTGGGTTATCTGATTGCTTTTGTCAATAAATACCTTAAATCGAACGGATGA
- the rsxA gene encoding electron transport complex subunit RsxA, with the protein MEYLIIIISTVFVNNIVLTQFLGICPFLGVSKKTSTAVGMGGAVLFVLTLATLVTYIVRKSILDPLGLEFLQTISFILVIAALVQMVEIILKKVSPSLYQALGIYLPLITTNCAVLGVAILTIQKDLTLIQGVVYAIGNALGFGFALVIFAGIREHLELMMVPKGMRGVPIALVVAGILSLAFMGFAGMVKF; encoded by the coding sequence ATGGAATACCTTATCATAATTATTTCTACTGTGTTTGTCAATAATATTGTATTGACACAGTTTCTTGGAATCTGTCCTTTTCTGGGTGTTTCCAAAAAAACCAGTACAGCTGTCGGAATGGGTGGTGCTGTTTTATTTGTATTGACGCTGGCGACACTTGTTACCTATATTGTCAGAAAATCCATTCTTGATCCGCTTGGACTCGAGTTTTTACAAACCATTTCATTTATTCTGGTCATTGCGGCACTGGTTCAGATGGTTGAAATTATACTTAAAAAGGTGAGCCCCTCTCTTTATCAGGCACTGGGTATTTATCTTCCGCTAATCACGACCAACTGTGCTGTGTTGGGGGTAGCCATTCTGACCATTCAAAAAGACCTGACCCTGATTCAGGGAGTGGTTTATGCCATCGGAAATGCCCTTGGGTTCGGCTTTGCATTGGTCATTTTTGCAGGCATCAGGGAACATCTTGAACTTATGATGGTTCCGAAAGGAATGAGAGGCGTTCCTATTGCTCTTGTGGTTGCCGGTATCTTATCACTCGCCTTCATGGGATTTGCCGGAATGGTTAAATTTTAA